The Corylus avellana chromosome ca11, CavTom2PMs-1.0 genome contains the following window.
GCATTAACCAAATATGGATTTGTTCCACCTCTCTACTGTTTTTGGAACATCATATTAAAACACATGTACCTTAGCAACATCGATGATCTGCAAAAAATCTCCCAAGGAAATGAAATCTCTCAATCCCAGCTTGGTTCTCTTGGAACCCAAGATTGTAATGGTGCTGTAGAGTAGCTTCCAGGATCCACCCACCTTccaattttagaaattaaattcattaaaagaatCCACCTACCTTCCAATTATGGAAGTAACCCAAAAGATATTGACTTCACCGCAATCTCAGGCTCACCTTCTCTAGCTTCACAGTAGGATTTGGAGTTGGATTCTGAGACTCTAGCAGCTTTACCAAACCTTCAATCTCAGATTTCTTTCCAGATGGGATTCCAAATATACCTCTGTTTACTCCTTCAGAACATATTTAGATGCAATCCATATTAAAACTTCACCTATATAAACggaattaataattattatatatctatggggtcaatattcaagttggcaTACCTTGTACGGCCTGGAAAAGCTCTGTTTTGATCTGGGCAAGTGTTTCATCCCCAACAATGCCGGAGCTCTGTTCTGTAACTTTGGTGGTGTAAATGGGTGTAAACCCAGATGGGAAATCGCCAAAGATTGTGCTCTTGCTCATTAGATGAGTGTCAGGGAGAAATCTCTGGGCTTTCACCATTTTTGtggttcttggttttggagCAATTACATGGGAAGCTTGGAACGGTGGTTGGAGAAGCTTGGCGGCCATAAATCGAAGACAAGTACAGGAAGCTTTAGCTTCTTCCTTCTACTGTGGTTTTGtcagaaggaagaagaagaagctcagTGATACCTTGCTCTGGGATTGGTCTGCAATGCTTTGACTTTTNNNNNNNNNNNNNNNNNNNNNNNNNNNNNNNNNNNNNNNNNNNNNNNNNNNNNNNNNNNNNNNNNNNNNNNNNNNNNNNNNNNNNNNNNNNNNNNNNNNNTTATATGACTCCTTTACACGGCTCTCTGGACAGAGGTTACGTCCGTCCGTCTGTCCCCAATCCTGGAACCCATATTCCGGCGGCTACAACAACCATCGGAAGCGCCAAACCAACCACACCTTAAGTCTTGGTTTGATCCGCAACTATCTagtatttctttttgttcttgttaTTGTTCCCATTAGGTTAAATAGTAATTGCAAACATTTTCAAATGCCCGATTACACTCGGATCTGTCTTCTCCTCGTTCTCCACGATTGTAATGAACGTAGTACTTTGTAGTTTGTATTGTAATTTTCTGAATGATTTTAGAATTTATACAACTCCTTTCGTGGTTCTAAGATTCTGGACCTCTTTACATTTCCTCACGTGGGCCGTTAATAGTACTCTTAACATCTAACAACACACAGCCCATTAATAGAATCAGGGCCATTAAAAGACTTCGGCCTCCTCTCCTGAACGATTCTTCGACATGCTCAGATCCGAAATCCCAAAATGGGTCGAGGAGTCCATCAAACGAATCGGATGCGGAGTAACTCCTTGGCGTCGGCGGCCACCGATTCCGGCGTCAAAGTCAGAGTCGGCGCCTTTGCCTTGAACAGCTCCTTCGGCAGCAAGACCTTGTTAGTAGATTGCCGGCTGGGTCCTCATCGGGAATCGTGCCGACGATCTTAGCCGTCACAACCTCGTTGCCGGAGCGTCACATCCTCATTTATATTTACCTTTTCGGATTGGAATCGGCAAGAGAATTGCAGCGAATCCTCACGGCCAACGAGACACCGCTTGGATGGGAGAAAGGTCCCACAACTTGTCCCATCAAAGCCGTTCTCTCATTTGCCCATGTTTTGTGACTTATAATTTTGTGGGTTATCTCCAAATAAGATTATTTTTTACGTTTATTTTCAGTACCAGACAATAATTTGATTAAGCAGTTGGGACTTGggagaacataaaaaaaaaaaaaaaagaaaaaaaaaaaaaaagcttagtAAATATTCTCTAATGAGCAGAGCCCAAATTCCTTTACACCATCACACATATTTTTTTGCCCACGCTTTGGAAGCGGAAGCGTGGGAGCTTCGCGTTCTTGCCGATCctcatgttgaagaagatggGCAGTTGGAGTTTCTTTCCGATGGAGCGTCTAGGAGAGGTGGGGAGggtctctctctgtgtttggTTTTCTGCAGATATCACAGATCTGGATAATCACTAATCAGGGTTTCTTATTTCGATTTTGCTTCTTGCTTGACAGGTTCTTCTTGGATTTACGGGTGATGTGGGAGAGCTGAAATGAAAATTAGATAATATAAAGCATCTAATTTTACATGAGACAAAATACAgggacaaaacaaaaacaagcgaCCATCTAATTTGTTTCTGcggtcttttaaaaaaataataatataaaattaataaaacttctttCAGAAGTTAACCTCGTCTGTGTAAAGAGCTAAAATTAGACTTTTAAGTTATTTGAGAAgtcctttaaactttaaaacattttaatttaaaccattGAACTTTTGTTAGATTTAGTCGTTAAATTTCTTGatttaccaataaaaaaaaatcaaaatatctctcaattttttaacattttttttttttaaaaaaaaaaattgaattaatggtaaatttgaaattttataaaaaagttaagggtataaaagttattctctcACTTTTAACGTCTGATGAATggattcaaattgattgcaattaaaaatgCAATGATCCAAATtaagatattttaaaatttaaaggcTTCTTAAATTGCTTAATAATTGAGGGTTATAAAGTAAACTTacccataaaattaaaatactttgaCCATTCTTTTCAacgaaattaaagaaaaaatatatatattttttccactCAAACGCCACGTTAATCATGATATCATCCAGATAACATTTCCTCCATTCCATCTCGATATCGCCCTTCTAATAATACTTTTATGAGTTTATTTCATTGGTGTTTTGGACTTTTGCCCCATCTACCACGTTCTTCTATTTAATTTCCCATCTACATTTCGTACCTCCTCCAATTATCGCTTAATTGTTAACGTTTCTcgcaaaataataaattgtgTCAACGTGtcctaaaattattaaaaattgtcaagaagataaaaataaataaacctaaaGTTTTAAAGATTGAAATTTTGCAAGTCAAAAGCCCAGCCACTTGAATATCGTATGTTGGAGAATTACTACAGCTACTATTATTCCcacgagaaaaagaaagaattaattaaaagtaGTTGCAAATGTCTACAATAACGTTAAAATTTTGACAGAAATTTCATACAATCTGAATTGTTGGAACTCCCACTATCATCTGAGAATGACACGCTTTTATGTTAATGCTtttaaaaaagggttaaatactaaattagtccctggggtttcacaactttattttttcttccctggggtttcatttttatcacaggaggtccctgtggttttgataagtgaccaaattagtccatccgttagttgaccgttagttgaccgttaaactgacacgtggaccaatctgacacgtggaccaataagatgtcgacacgtggcacatatattaatttttttttaattaaaaaaaatgtttttttttaaaaaaaaaattaaaaaaaatatattaaaaaaaaaaaaaaaaagaaaaaagaaaaatcggaaaaaactgggggtggccgacattttttttaattaaaaaaaattttaaaaaaaaaattaatatatgtgccacgtgtcgacgtctgattggtccacgtgtccagtttaacggtcaactaacggtcaactaacggatggactaatttggtcacttatcaaaaccacaNNNNNNNNNNNNNNNNNNNNNNNNNNNNNNNNNNNNNNNNNNNNNNNNNNNNNNNNNNNNNNNNNNNNNNNNNNNNNNNNNNNNNNNNNNNNNNNNNNNNaatcttcttcaacgtgattatCCTTTACCGGAACCtttcgatagacttctcaatcgtAGATTTATTAAAGGAATAACTCAAACTCTAAgaaattcaatttaacgctcaccacatatgatctctcttagcacaacctctgacgaactctctgggggtgaaaattcgtgtaTAATAGGCCAACAATCCCTAGACCTAAGACAAAGTTTGAAATCACTTAAAACTATTACAGGTACAGGGTGTCCGGACAGGATAAGTGTATGTTCGGACAGGGCCTTGTTTGCATGCAAAAACATGCTTGTTGGAAttggtgtccggacagcctagcAACATGTTCAGCCACCCCCTGCAGAGGAGTGTAATTGGACATTCCGTTGGTCCTTGATCAACATCCTTAATTGATAAGTGTTTGTGATCCGATTGAGTTGAAactttgcagggacgttcatgacacatgaattcACATTATGAACGAtggagattggattttgagcattctatatcaatgtttgagcccgtaaacagtagcctctacattttggaaccgaattaagccaacaagtATAACAAATTCAAAAGGTTGCTAGTATTATAGCAGTTAGTGAATGAACCGGTATGTGTTTTTCACCAGATGGAGCCTGTAAGGCTGCAAGACTTGGTAAGTTATCGATTTTTTATTTGTCCACTTAATTTGCACGTTTAGAAATTTAGCCAAATCCGACCACTTCAATTAATGGAACAGTGCAGTTCTATTGTTCTAATGTAGCTTTCTCCCaccttttataacaaaaaatattacttaaacaagaatatatatatatataaaagagccACGAACCCTGTCGTTTAGTTAAATTCCAGGGAAGTCTTCCAATAACACCATGATAAATTCCTCCAACGACCAGGTTTGAGcagaaatataattaacaatattctGTCATGATGTTTCATACGCGGAATGTTTTTTACACTTTaggttgaatttttatttgatgaataatattGATGAGTCATACACCCTGTTATGTCATTAAAAAACTTCAGATATTTtcatccttttttgttttttgtattgtGATTGTGctcaattatatatgtatgttacATTGTTACTGCATGTTTCTGCCTGCTGTTGTTAATCTGTTCTACACGCAAACACTCAGTCAATTCATGATGTTTCGattaagaaatattttgtttataaattcaGAAGTTCAtagttgaatgatttgatatttcaAAATGCAGTTGACCCATTTAGGAACAACTTAATGATTTAGAATCATCCTAAGGTCGTTCTATATTTTATCGTTCCTTGTGTGAGTAACAAATACTTTCAAACTCCAACCTGTAAAATCGGAATAGTAagaatctttatatatatatatatatagttgggtCGGATCAATCGAGCTACTGGTTATAGTCGGGTCGTACCCAAGGCAGGAGACGATAATGGTACGTTTTCTATTGGTCGACCGACCTTCTACCTACAATGTTATTATCGAGAGGACAGCTCTCAACGAGCTAAGAGCCATCACGTCAACTCCGCATCTCAAGATGAAATTCCCAATGGATCACGGAGTTGGAGAAATTAGGGGTGATCAATGGGCTACCTGACAATGTTACAACATCTCTATGAAAGAATGCCCGAAAACCCTAGCCCCGGTCAGGTCCCGTGctggtcccaggcaagtccggTCGGGTCTTAGGCGGGTCCTAGTCGCggggtcctgggcgggtcccaggTAGGTCCCGGCCGAGTCCCGGCGAGGTCTCGGGTAGGTCCCCGGCGGGTCTCGAGCAGGTCTTGGGTGGGTCCTAGTCATGTCTCGGCGAGGTCCCCAGCTGGTCCCAGGGAGGTCCCGAGCGGGGTCTCGGtcaggtcccgagcgggtcccaggcaggtccccaACGGGTCTCAGTCAGGTCCAGCGTGGGTCCCTTCAGGTCCCGGTCAGGTTCCAGGCAGGTCCCTGgcgagtctcggtcaagtcctaggcgggtcaCGACGAGGTCTCTGGCGGGTCCCTTCAAGTCCTgatcaagtcccaggcaggtcccgaGCGGATcttgggcgggtcttggcatGGTCCGTCGATTCTAGAATGAGATGTTcaaagtcgaaaaatggtttacagttttgaaaaccgtaaatcattttcctaaatttaaagaagaattttcgatcaaaaagaaaatattttccgttgactattattttacgtcgcgTCAAGTACCCATAAAtacgtaaaacattttctataaatcattttactgcaaaacaaacagagcctaagTCTTATAATACGTATGACATGAATTGACCCATTTGAAGTTGGGATGGGAGAACGCCACCAAACTTGTTCTAAACATGCCTGATTTCTCTCTTTGCTAGAAAAGCTTATCACCATCTAGCCGCATCTCGTTCTACCTCAAATGGCATCCTTTCCTTTACCGTTTCAGTGATTTTCCTTTCCAGCATCATTATAATTattcaaccatatatatatatatattaatttagagCAAATTCTATATTTAAGGGTGG
Protein-coding sequences here:
- the LOC132166293 gene encoding fibrillin-5, chloroplastic-like isoform X1, translated to MAAKLLQPPFQASHVIAPKPRTTKMVKAQRFLPDTHLMSKSTIFGDFPSGFTPIYTTKVTEQSSGIVGDETLAQIKTELFQAVQGVNRGIFGIPSGKKSEIEGLVKLLESQNPTPNPTVKLEKVGGSWKLLYSTITILGSKRTKLGLRDFISLGDFLQIIDVAKGKAVNVIKFSAKGLNLLNGQLTVEASFKIALKSVKSSLLCFFFFFQLIIPRTKLFLFNILQRVEINYDKSSITPAQLMNVFRKNYELLLGIFNPQGWLELTYVDDDIRIGRDDKGNIFILERSRE
- the LOC132166293 gene encoding fibrillin-5, chloroplastic-like isoform X2 → MAAKLLQPPFQASHVIAPKPRTTKMVKAQRFLPDTHLMSKSTIFGDFPSGFTPIYTTKVTEQSSGIVGDETLAQIKTELFQAVQGVNRGIFGIPSGKKSEIEGLVKLLESQNPTPNPTVKLEKVGGSWKLLYSTITILGSKRTKLGLRDFISLGDFLQIIDVAKGKAVNVIKFSAKGLNLLNGQLTVEASFKIALKSRVEINYDKSSITPAQLMNVFRKNYELLLGIFNPQGWLELTYVDDDIRIGRDDKGNIFILERSRE